Proteins from one candidate division WOR-3 bacterium genomic window:
- the proS gene encoding proline--tRNA ligase: MKELPKKANLSEWYTSVCLKAELADYAPIRGCMVIRPYGFAIWEKIRSYLDEKFRLLGVKNCYFPIFIPESLLEREREHISGFAPQCAWVEKGGEESLSERLALRPTSEAIICSMFAKWVSSYRFLPVLINQWVNVIRWEKSTRLFLRTTEFLWQEGHTLHRTEKEAEEFALKILEIYRLFFTDFLSIPVLVGKKPPSEKFAGAKTTYTLEALMPDGQALQAGTSHNLGTNFSEAFQIKYLAEDNQEKYPYGTSWGISTRVIGALIMTHGDDKGLILPPTVAPIQIVIVPIFTKEERVNEKLREKGENLLCCLTQQGFSAHFDKREEYSPGWKFNEWDLKGIPLRVEIGEKELKEGKLTIKTRLGEREEVKVEDFLLNTNSFLEKVQKRLYERAKDFLSLRTITASSLSQFKEEMATRPGFIKVSWCGKQECENRIRKETQTSPRLIPVDFSSCNRPCLVCQGEGRFTVYYARAY; the protein is encoded by the coding sequence ATGAAGGAATTGCCCAAAAAGGCGAATCTTTCCGAATGGTACACCTCGGTTTGCTTAAAAGCGGAACTAGCGGATTATGCGCCAATCCGGGGCTGTATGGTAATTAGACCCTACGGCTTCGCCATCTGGGAGAAGATCAGAAGTTATCTTGATGAAAAATTTCGCTTGCTGGGGGTAAAGAATTGCTACTTCCCCATCTTCATCCCCGAGAGTTTATTGGAGAGGGAAAGGGAGCATATCTCTGGTTTTGCCCCCCAATGCGCTTGGGTGGAGAAAGGCGGAGAGGAAAGTCTTTCCGAGAGGCTTGCCTTAAGACCAACTTCCGAGGCGATCATCTGCTCTATGTTTGCCAAATGGGTCTCTTCTTATCGCTTTTTACCGGTCTTAATCAATCAGTGGGTGAATGTGATCCGCTGGGAAAAATCAACCCGGCTCTTTTTAAGAACGACGGAGTTCCTTTGGCAGGAGGGCCATACCCTCCACCGCACAGAGAAAGAAGCCGAGGAGTTTGCCTTAAAAATCTTAGAAATCTATCGCCTTTTCTTCACCGATTTTCTATCAATCCCGGTGCTCGTCGGTAAGAAGCCCCCCAGTGAGAAATTTGCCGGGGCTAAAACTACCTATACCTTAGAGGCCTTAATGCCCGATGGCCAGGCGCTCCAAGCCGGAACATCCCACAACCTCGGGACAAATTTTAGTGAGGCTTTCCAGATAAAGTATCTGGCGGAAGATAATCAGGAGAAATATCCCTACGGCACCTCCTGGGGAATTTCTACCCGAGTGATTGGGGCTTTGATTATGACCCACGGCGATGATAAGGGGCTTATCCTTCCCCCGACGGTCGCCCCCATCCAAATAGTTATCGTTCCCATTTTTACCAAAGAAGAGAGGGTGAATGAGAAGTTGCGGGAGAAGGGAGAAAATCTCCTCTGTTGCCTCACCCAACAAGGATTTTCTGCCCATTTTGATAAGAGAGAAGAATATTCGCCCGGTTGGAAGTTTAACGAATGGGACTTAAAGGGAATCCCTCTGCGGGTTGAGATTGGAGAGAAGGAATTAAAAGAAGGGAAATTGACAATAAAAACCAGGCTCGGAGAGAGGGAGGAGGTAAAAGTTGAAGATTTTCTCTTAAATACCAACTCCTTCTTAGAAAAGGTCCAAAAGAGACTTTACGAACGGGCAAAGGATTTCCTCTCTTTGCGGACTATTACCGCCTCTTCCCTTTCCCAATTTAAGGAAGAGATGGCGACGCGTCCGGGGTTTATTAAAGTCTCTTGGTGCGGCAAACAGGAATGTGAAAATAGAATTAGAAAGGAGACCCAAACTTCCCCCCGGCTCATTCCCGTTGATTTCTCTTCTTGTAATCGGCCCTGCCTTGTTTGCCAAGGGGAGGGAAGATTTACTGTCTATTATGCTCGGGCTTATTAA
- a CDS encoding MoxR family ATPase — protein MTIPEEHDLEAIKKLKAARQLIEEEVAKVIVGQKEVIEKILICLLANGHALIIGVPGLAKTLLVNTLAEVLDLSFKRIQFTPDLMPSDITGTEMVEEDKTTGKRVFRFVKGPIFANIVLADEINRTPPKTQAALLQAMQEYRVSVGSETYPLPLPFFVLATQNPIEMEGTYPLPEAQLDRFMFSIYIDYPSFNEEKEIVKQTTSSYQPQLKKVLNGEEIIKLQKLLRRVPVSEEVIDYAVRFVAATRPSANNSFKYIKDYIAWGCGPRASQYLILGAKTRAILFGRYTPTIEDIKAVAHPVLRHRLVTNFQAEADGIKPEMIIDNLLRDL, from the coding sequence ATGACCATTCCCGAAGAGCACGACTTAGAAGCGATCAAAAAACTAAAAGCGGCCCGCCAGCTGATTGAGGAAGAGGTGGCGAAGGTGATTGTCGGTCAGAAGGAAGTGATCGAAAAGATTTTGATCTGCCTTCTGGCGAATGGGCATGCCTTAATCATCGGCGTTCCCGGGTTAGCGAAGACCCTGTTAGTCAATACCTTGGCTGAGGTCTTAGACCTCTCTTTCAAGAGAATCCAATTCACTCCCGATCTGATGCCTTCGGATATTACCGGAACCGAGATGGTGGAGGAGGATAAAACCACGGGCAAACGTGTCTTCCGGTTTGTGAAAGGACCGATCTTTGCCAATATCGTCCTGGCGGATGAGATTAACCGCACCCCTCCCAAGACCCAAGCCGCTTTACTCCAGGCGATGCAGGAATACCGGGTGAGTGTGGGCAGTGAGACCTATCCCCTCCCTTTGCCTTTTTTCGTGTTAGCAACTCAAAACCCGATTGAGATGGAAGGGACCTATCCCCTTCCCGAGGCCCAGTTGGACCGATTTATGTTCTCCATCTATATTGACTACCCATCCTTTAACGAGGAGAAGGAGATTGTGAAACAGACCACCTCCTCTTATCAACCCCAATTGAAAAAGGTCTTAAACGGTGAAGAGATTATCAAATTACAGAAACTTTTGAGGCGGGTTCCGGTCTCAGAAGAGGTGATTGACTATGCGGTCCGTTTTGTCGCGGCAACCAGACCTTCCGCCAATAATTCCTTTAAGTATATTAAAGATTACATCGCCTGGGGATGTGGACCGCGTGCTTCCCAGTATTTAATCTTGGGGGCGAAGACCCGGGCAATCCTTTTTGGGAGGTATACACCAACGATTGAAGACATCAAGGCGGTTGCCCATCCGGTCTTAAGACACCGGTTAGTGACTAACTTCCAGGCGGAAGCGGATGGGATAAAACCGGAGATGATAATTGACAATTTATTGCGCGACCTATGA
- a CDS encoding DEAD/DEAH box helicase: MSYGGRKREDELEAVLLIKEKLKKTWFPFFARFGNLTEVQKKAIPLILEGDNLLVISPAATGKTEAVLAPVIELVLKKWEGKKPAILYLSPTRALVNDLFRRLENPLRELNLSLKRKTGDRPTVDEKNPPFLLLTTPESFDSLLGRKPSLFKHIRAVILDELHLLDSSPRGDQLRCLLKRLSLINPSIQYCALSATIEDKKMGERYFPKPIVCEVKERREIDYHLFPILRDEKGKVGAEGIKKLVGNLFSYFQENSLKKILLFFNARSLAELFSRYLSSGIFEKRVWVHHASLTKEKREEVERIMNQEKIGILCATSTLELGIDIGDIDCVGQYRPPFSISSLLQRIGRGNRRRDKIFAFGIYENPFERLIFEIFFEGAKEGRFYEKSYRKSLSALPQQIISYAFQRKRIGTTLDSLFNALTPTYTREEIERTFSHLLEKGFFLSPRPGIYFLSPQLEKEMEWGKIHTNIQEKSFGEYQVFNLLTGKEIGMIYYPKERFILGGRTWEKIEIKEKERKIFARPLGEEKGEVKIFEGTGTGGYFYLLAEVIKNRLFPRLGEMVFPYYREGGRIYLFHFLGSLYGTLFQDTLQEEGFEIIDIGGKVFQIESQEKDFNFPIPKRETIEGWIKKNLFRLEDALGVSSFFRLLPDDLKIKDLAITLDISGLIAFLKKISFLERPKDFCLTMVEGYI, encoded by the coding sequence GTGAGTTACGGGGGAAGGAAAAGAGAAGATGAATTAGAAGCGGTTCTTCTCATCAAGGAGAAATTAAAAAAGACCTGGTTTCCCTTCTTTGCCCGCTTTGGCAATCTGACCGAAGTCCAGAAGAAGGCGATCCCTTTAATCTTAGAAGGAGATAACTTATTGGTCATCTCCCCGGCGGCAACCGGGAAGACGGAGGCGGTTTTAGCCCCGGTGATTGAGTTAGTCTTAAAGAAGTGGGAAGGGAAGAAACCAGCCATCCTTTATCTCTCACCAACCCGGGCTTTGGTGAACGATTTATTCCGGCGTTTGGAAAATCCCTTACGGGAATTGAACCTTTCCCTAAAAAGGAAGACCGGGGACCGACCGACCGTTGATGAGAAAAATCCCCCTTTCTTACTCTTAACCACTCCGGAATCCTTTGATTCCCTCTTAGGAAGGAAACCTTCTCTCTTTAAGCATATCCGGGCGGTGATCCTTGATGAGTTGCATCTTTTAGACTCTTCTCCCCGCGGTGATCAGTTGCGATGCCTCTTGAAAAGGCTTTCCTTAATCAACCCCTCAATTCAGTATTGTGCCCTTTCCGCAACGATTGAGGATAAGAAGATGGGGGAGAGGTATTTTCCAAAACCAATCGTGTGTGAGGTGAAGGAGAGAAGGGAGATTGACTACCACCTATTTCCCATCCTCCGGGATGAGAAGGGGAAGGTTGGGGCAGAGGGTATTAAAAAATTGGTAGGAAACCTCTTCTCCTATTTCCAAGAAAACTCGTTAAAGAAAATCCTCCTCTTCTTCAATGCCCGGAGTTTAGCGGAGTTATTCTCCCGTTATCTCTCCTCTGGGATATTTGAGAAGAGGGTTTGGGTCCATCACGCCTCCTTAACGAAGGAGAAGAGGGAGGAGGTGGAAAGGATAATGAATCAAGAAAAGATTGGCATTCTCTGTGCCACCTCCACTCTGGAACTGGGGATTGATATCGGGGATATTGACTGTGTTGGCCAGTATCGCCCCCCTTTCTCAATCAGTTCCCTTTTACAGAGAATTGGTCGGGGAAATCGGCGGCGGGATAAGATTTTTGCCTTCGGCATTTATGAGAACCCTTTTGAGAGGCTTATCTTTGAGATATTTTTTGAAGGGGCAAAGGAAGGGAGATTTTACGAAAAGTCTTATCGCAAATCCCTTTCCGCCCTTCCCCAGCAGATAATCTCCTATGCCTTCCAGAGGAAGAGAATCGGCACAACCTTAGACTCCCTCTTTAATGCCTTAACCCCAACTTATACGAGAGAGGAGATAGAGAGAACTTTCTCCCATCTCTTAGAGAAGGGTTTTTTCCTCTCTCCCCGACCCGGGATTTACTTCCTCTCCCCCCAATTGGAAAAGGAGATGGAATGGGGGAAGATCCATACCAATATCCAGGAGAAGAGTTTCGGTGAATACCAGGTATTTAATCTTCTCACCGGCAAGGAGATTGGGATGATTTATTACCCAAAAGAGAGATTCATCTTAGGGGGTAGGACCTGGGAAAAGATTGAGATAAAAGAGAAAGAAAGGAAAATCTTTGCCCGACCCTTAGGGGAAGAGAAGGGAGAAGTGAAAATCTTTGAAGGGACTGGAACCGGTGGTTATTTCTATCTTCTGGCAGAGGTGATTAAGAATAGACTATTCCCCAGATTGGGAGAGATGGTCTTCCCTTATTACCGGGAAGGAGGAAGGATTTACCTCTTCCACTTCCTCGGCTCCCTCTACGGCACACTCTTCCAAGATACCCTCCAAGAGGAAGGGTTTGAGATAATTGACATTGGAGGTAAGGTATTTCAGATAGAATCCCAAGAGAAAGATTTCAATTTCCCCATTCCGAAGAGAGAGACGATTGAAGGGTGGATTAAAAAGAATTTATTCCGGTTGGAAGATGCCTTAGGGGTCAGTAGTTTCTTCCGTCTCTTACCGGACGACTTGAAGATAAAGGATTTGGCAATCACCTTAGATATTAGCGGTCTAATTGCCTTCCTCAAAAAGATCTCTTTCTTAGAAAGACCGAAGGACTTCTGTTTGACGATGGTTGAGGGATACATCTAA
- a CDS encoding V-type ATP synthase subunit D, whose protein sequence is MLIPVNATRMELLRLKRRLALARRGHKLLKDKEEELMRHILSLLKKVREKRKEVEKNLEEAKKRFYMASLYQNPLFSEAAFLLPSFSFQLKTSSLRVLNLTLPKVEVTWQELGRNYGLFQTSGELEEGIERFKKLLPLLLSLAAEEKALELLLQEREKTRRRVNALEYILIPHLEKGVKFVTFKLAEREREDLLRLKRIKRE, encoded by the coding sequence ATGCTCATCCCGGTTAATGCTACCCGGATGGAACTTTTACGCCTCAAGCGGCGACTCGCTTTAGCCCGCCGGGGCCATAAACTCTTAAAGGATAAGGAAGAGGAGTTAATGCGTCATATCCTCTCTTTATTAAAGAAGGTTCGGGAGAAGAGAAAGGAGGTGGAGAAAAATTTAGAGGAGGCGAAGAAGAGGTTTTATATGGCGAGCCTCTACCAAAACCCCCTCTTCTCCGAAGCCGCCTTCTTATTACCCTCCTTCTCCTTTCAATTGAAGACCTCTTCTCTTCGGGTCTTAAATCTCACCCTCCCCAAGGTGGAAGTGACATGGCAGGAGTTAGGAAGAAATTATGGCCTCTTCCAAACCTCAGGAGAGTTGGAAGAAGGGATTGAGAGATTTAAGAAACTCCTCCCCCTCCTTCTCTCTTTAGCCGCCGAAGAGAAAGCCTTAGAACTTCTCCTCCAAGAGAGGGAAAAGACAAGAAGGAGGGTTAATGCCTTAGAGTATATCTTAATCCCCCACTTGGAGAAAGGGGTGAAGTTTGTCACCTTCAAACTGGCAGAGCGGGAAAGGGAAGATCTTTTGCGATTGAAAAGGATTAAGAGAGAATGA
- a CDS encoding GTPase gives MPANLTPEYLAAEERFRQAKTLEEKIFALKEMLATVPKHKGTEKLQKEIKTKLSKYQKELQKRPATRRTIFYHFEKKGAGQVAVFGFANAGKSALVKTLTRANTEVAPYPFTTKIPVDGMMPYENVQIQIIDTPPLTTKPEPWYFHILRSADSLIYLLDLASDDLLSDYEKGFEILEKGRISRERVSLIVGNKIDTEEGKVGGEFLREICPNLVAIAAEKGLGIEELKEKIFFSLEIIRVYTKPPQEKPDFSEPIILKKNASVLDAAQKLHKDFARNLKYARIWSKDNRVFSGQRVESSFILKDGDIIEFHV, from the coding sequence ATGCCCGCCAACTTGACACCGGAGTATCTGGCGGCGGAAGAACGGTTCCGCCAGGCGAAAACTTTGGAGGAGAAGATCTTTGCCCTAAAAGAGATGCTGGCGACAGTGCCCAAGCATAAGGGGACAGAGAAACTCCAGAAGGAGATAAAGACGAAATTGTCCAAATACCAGAAGGAGTTACAGAAAAGACCAGCCACCCGCCGCACGATCTTCTATCACTTTGAAAAGAAAGGAGCCGGACAGGTCGCAGTCTTTGGCTTTGCCAATGCCGGAAAGTCGGCATTAGTGAAGACTTTAACCCGAGCCAATACCGAAGTCGCCCCTTATCCTTTTACAACGAAAATCCCAGTTGACGGGATGATGCCTTATGAGAATGTCCAGATCCAAATCATTGACACCCCACCCTTAACCACTAAGCCCGAGCCTTGGTATTTCCATATCCTCCGTTCGGCAGATTCTCTCATCTACCTCTTAGATTTAGCCTCCGACGATTTACTGAGTGACTACGAGAAGGGCTTTGAGATCTTAGAAAAGGGGAGAATCTCTCGGGAAAGAGTTTCCCTTATCGTCGGCAATAAGATTGATACCGAAGAAGGAAAGGTGGGGGGAGAATTTCTAAGAGAGATTTGCCCCAATTTAGTGGCCATCGCCGCGGAAAAGGGGCTGGGGATTGAAGAGCTGAAGGAGAAGATCTTTTTTAGTTTAGAAATAATCCGGGTCTACACGAAACCACCGCAAGAGAAACCCGACTTCTCAGAGCCGATTATCTTAAAGAAGAATGCTTCGGTTTTAGATGCCGCCCAGAAGTTACATAAGGACTTCGCCCGCAATCTGAAATATGCTCGGATCTGGTCAAAAGATAACCGAGTCTTTTCCGGGCAAAGGGTAGAGAGTAGTTTTATCTTAAAGGATGGGGATATTATTGAGTTCCATGTATAA
- a CDS encoding DUF3467 domain-containing protein, with product MNEEKQVGPIQVEIGEKESEGVYTNFFLIAHSSSEFIIDCARILPGLTKAKVFARIVTTPQHAKLLLNALEENIKRYEERFGKIKIPGKEESKSFGF from the coding sequence ATGAACGAAGAGAAACAGGTTGGACCGATCCAAGTTGAGATTGGGGAAAAGGAGTCGGAAGGGGTCTATACCAATTTCTTTCTGATTGCCCACTCCTCCTCTGAGTTCATCATTGACTGCGCCCGGATCCTTCCCGGTCTAACGAAGGCGAAGGTCTTCGCCCGGATTGTTACCACCCCCCAGCATGCAAAATTGCTCCTCAATGCCTTAGAGGAGAATATCAAGAGATACGAGGAGCGTTTCGGAAAGATTAAAATTCCGGGTAAGGAAGAGAGTAAATCCTTCGGCTTTTAG
- a CDS encoding DUF177 domain-containing protein, translating to MKKRERKFLVFLKDLKEGRNDLEWIIKSEDLEIEDLIMKSEIRMKMTLQKSGEKVLITGSLIFRGEVTCAYCGERFLRDFSEDFVSCYVKGDEKRLPPNLDLDDEEIDRVYYRGDFINLEPLIRDTIILSLPIAPQCPRHQE from the coding sequence ATGAAAAAGAGGGAAAGAAAATTTCTCGTTTTCCTTAAAGACTTAAAAGAAGGGAGAAACGATTTGGAATGGATAATCAAATCCGAGGATTTGGAAATTGAGGATCTGATAATGAAGAGTGAGATCCGAATGAAGATGACTCTTCAAAAGAGTGGGGAGAAGGTCTTAATCACAGGCTCTCTAATTTTTAGAGGGGAAGTGACCTGTGCCTATTGTGGTGAAAGGTTTCTCCGCGACTTTTCCGAGGATTTTGTCAGTTGTTATGTGAAGGGGGATGAGAAGAGATTACCTCCTAACTTAGATTTGGATGACGAAGAGATTGACCGGGTCTATTATCGTGGGGATTTTATCAACTTAGAGCCTTTGATCCGGGACACCATTATCCTCTCTTTACCCATCGCCCCCCAATGTCCCCGCCACCAAGAATAA
- the hisS gene encoding histidine--tRNA ligase, whose protein sequence is MRYQKPKGTKDFLPPEAKRATALEEKFRKVCSLFGCQEIRTPILEHSELFLRTTGEGSDIVQKEMYLFKDKGGRELALRPEGTPGVLRAVIEGKLKLPLRLFYLGPMFRYEKPQKGRLRQHTQLGVEILGEEGPYADAELILLGKEFFFEIGIKDYTVHVNSLGCQRCSNPFKEELKSFLREKREGLCSDCQERLLKNPLRVFDCKNEECQKIYEAAPKISNFLCPSCAQHFASFLSYLSEMGIKNYQIHERLVRGIDYYTRTVFEFVSEKLGSQNSFGGGGRYDNLLSQLGGEERPAIGFALGLERLLLLTAEEKEENNLTFLIFLSFEDFRRGKEVISQLRSSDIPLIVGEVGEKLKKQLKRANTYNARWVLILGEEEWKKGVIGVKDMAEGKQWEIKREEVVDFILGGGDIGGRWVKRG, encoded by the coding sequence ATGAGATACCAGAAACCGAAGGGGACAAAGGACTTTTTACCACCGGAGGCGAAAAGGGCAACCGCTTTGGAGGAGAAATTCCGAAAGGTCTGTTCCCTCTTCGGTTGCCAAGAGATCCGAACGCCGATCTTGGAACATAGTGAACTATTCCTCAGAACCACTGGCGAAGGAAGCGATATTGTGCAGAAGGAGATGTATCTCTTTAAGGATAAAGGCGGTCGGGAGTTGGCGCTCCGGCCCGAAGGGACACCCGGGGTATTAAGGGCGGTAATTGAAGGGAAATTGAAATTGCCTCTCCGGCTTTTCTATCTGGGACCGATGTTCCGTTATGAGAAACCCCAAAAGGGGAGATTACGTCAGCATACCCAGTTGGGAGTAGAAATTTTAGGGGAGGAAGGACCCTATGCCGATGCGGAATTAATCCTTCTGGGCAAAGAGTTCTTTTTTGAGATTGGGATTAAAGATTACACGGTCCATGTCAATAGCCTCGGCTGCCAAAGATGTAGTAATCCCTTCAAGGAGGAGTTGAAGAGTTTCCTTAGGGAGAAGAGAGAGGGGCTCTGTTCCGATTGCCAAGAGCGCCTCCTGAAAAATCCCTTGCGGGTCTTTGATTGTAAAAACGAAGAGTGCCAAAAAATTTATGAGGCGGCACCAAAGATCAGTAATTTCCTCTGCCCTTCCTGTGCTCAACATTTTGCCTCTTTCCTCTCCTATCTTTCGGAGATGGGGATAAAGAATTATCAGATCCATGAGAGGTTGGTGCGGGGGATTGACTATTACACCCGAACGGTATTTGAGTTTGTCTCCGAAAAACTCGGCTCCCAGAATAGTTTTGGCGGCGGGGGACGTTATGATAACCTCCTCTCGCAGTTGGGTGGGGAAGAGAGACCGGCGATCGGTTTTGCCTTAGGTTTGGAAAGACTCCTTCTCCTCACCGCGGAGGAGAAAGAAGAGAATAATTTAACCTTTCTTATCTTCCTCTCGTTTGAAGATTTCCGAAGGGGAAAGGAGGTTATTAGCCAACTTCGTTCTTCGGATATCCCCCTGATTGTGGGGGAGGTGGGTGAGAAGTTGAAGAAGCAGTTGAAGAGGGCAAATACCTATAATGCCCGCTGGGTCCTAATCTTGGGAGAGGAGGAATGGAAAAAAGGGGTAATTGGCGTCAAGGATATGGCTGAAGGGAAGCAGTGGGAGATAAAGAGGGAGGAGGTGGTAGATTTTATTCTTGGTGGCGGGGACATTGGGGGGCGATGGGTAAAGAGAGGATAA
- a CDS encoding sigma-70 family RNA polymerase sigma factor, whose translation MSEKEKELLRKAKDGDEGSFEILMKENYQRIFQLAYRLMKNEDDAYELTSDTFLRAYQNLNRFRGDSSFFTYLYRICLNLGINRLKKKRLTLSLGERDFPTARGVLEEERNEKLREAIELAIQSLPPRERVVFILKEKEDKKIKEIAQILNLKEGTVKATYFQAVKKLRHSLKEWL comes from the coding sequence GTGAGTGAGAAAGAGAAGGAACTACTTAGAAAGGCAAAGGATGGCGACGAAGGGAGTTTTGAGATTTTAATGAAAGAAAATTACCAAAGGATTTTTCAACTCGCCTACCGCTTAATGAAGAATGAAGATGATGCCTACGAGTTGACCTCCGATACCTTTCTCCGTGCCTACCAAAATTTAAATCGGTTTCGGGGAGATTCTTCTTTCTTCACCTATCTTTATCGGATCTGCCTCAATTTAGGTATCAATCGGCTCAAGAAAAAGAGATTGACACTTTCCCTTGGGGAGAGGGATTTTCCAACGGCGAGAGGGGTCTTAGAAGAAGAGCGGAATGAGAAGTTAAGGGAGGCGATTGAATTGGCGATCCAATCTCTCCCACCCCGGGAAAGGGTGGTCTTCATCCTGAAAGAGAAGGAGGATAAGAAGATAAAAGAGATCGCCCAAATCCTTAATCTGAAAGAAGGTACGGTTAAGGCAACTTACTTCCAGGCGGTGAAAAAACTGCGTCACTCTTTGAAGGAATGGCTATGA
- a CDS encoding T9SS type A sorting domain-containing protein, which yields LKGNNTTSIWKYTGNKSQISNLKSQNGEQTRELSYKPLIKSLRINSNPTNSLTKVYYNLPKREMVTLKIYNTLGNLVYSVKSDKGEFTIKRLPTGIYLLWFESASGYKEERKLILVK from the coding sequence TTAAAGGGGAATAATACCACTTCTATTTGGAAATATACTGGGAATAAATCTCAAATTTCAAATCTCAAATCTCAAAACGGGGAACAAACTCGGGAGTTAAGTTACAAGCCTTTGATAAAATCCTTACGGATTAACTCCAATCCGACGAATAGTTTAACTAAGGTTTATTATAACTTACCGAAGAGAGAGATGGTAACCCTTAAAATCTATAACACCTTAGGAAATCTGGTCTACTCTGTGAAGAGCGATAAGGGTGAGTTTACAATTAAGAGACTACCAACAGGAATCTATCTCTTATGGTTTGAGTCCGCCTCCGGCTACAAAGAAGAGAGGAAATTAATTCTTGTGAAGTAG
- a CDS encoding DUF4159 domain-containing protein, giving the protein MYKNFVVLTFTLYTLSYLFSSQASPGQITLARLRYQGGGDWYNDPDALPNLAREINRRTSLQVNLEEARVSLLEENLFNYPFLFLTGHGNISFSEEEVKRLRLYLERGGFLYADDDYGMDESFRREMKKVFPNSELVEVPFSHPIYHIFYSFPNGLPKIHEHREGRPKGFGIFYKGRLCCFYTWNTNISDGWTDAHNDPEEKREEAFRMGINIVLFSLFY; this is encoded by the coding sequence ATGTATAAAAATTTTGTCGTCTTGACCTTTACCCTTTACACTTTAAGTTATCTTTTTAGTTCTCAAGCGAGCCCCGGGCAAATCACCCTTGCCCGGCTCCGTTACCAAGGGGGTGGGGATTGGTATAATGACCCGGATGCCTTACCCAATCTGGCAAGAGAGATAAATAGAAGGACCAGTTTGCAGGTTAACTTAGAAGAGGCGCGGGTTTCATTACTGGAAGAAAATCTATTCAATTACCCATTTCTCTTTCTCACCGGTCACGGGAATATCTCCTTCTCCGAAGAAGAAGTGAAAAGACTTAGGTTGTATCTGGAAAGGGGTGGTTTTCTTTATGCCGATGATGACTACGGTATGGATGAGAGTTTTAGAAGGGAGATGAAGAAGGTCTTCCCCAATTCCGAACTGGTGGAAGTTCCTTTCTCCCATCCGATCTATCATATCTTCTATTCCTTCCCCAATGGTCTGCCGAAAATCCATGAGCATCGTGAAGGGCGACCGAAAGGTTTTGGTATTTTTTATAAAGGCCGGCTCTGTTGTTTTTATACCTGGAATACTAATATCTCGGATGGCTGGACGGATGCCCACAACGACCCAGAAGAAAAGAGGGAAGAGGCATTCCGGATGGGGATAAATATCGTCCTCTTTTCCCTTTTCTATTGA